The Nocardioides campestrisoli genome includes a window with the following:
- a CDS encoding type 1 glutamine amidotransferase domain-containing protein, translating into MSELLDEHGKNPKRVAFLMATEGIERVELVDPWDAVRDAGHTPVLISTETGEVQTFDHLDKAETRPVDEVVADADVDSYDALVLPGGVANPDALRMDEQAVAFVKAFVASGKPVAAICHAPWTLVEADVLRGRTLTSWPSLQTDIRNAGGEWVDEKNVVDGNLITSRNPDDIPAFISALLEALQHGVDSAAPTA; encoded by the coding sequence GTGTCCGAACTTCTGGACGAGCACGGCAAGAACCCCAAGCGCGTCGCCTTCCTGATGGCCACCGAGGGCATCGAGCGGGTCGAGCTGGTCGACCCCTGGGACGCGGTGCGCGACGCCGGCCACACGCCGGTGCTGATCTCCACCGAGACCGGCGAGGTGCAGACCTTCGACCACCTGGACAAGGCCGAGACCCGTCCGGTGGACGAGGTCGTCGCCGACGCCGACGTGGACTCCTACGACGCGCTGGTCCTGCCCGGTGGCGTGGCGAACCCCGACGCCCTGCGGATGGACGAGCAGGCGGTCGCCTTCGTCAAGGCGTTCGTGGCCTCGGGCAAGCCGGTGGCGGCGATCTGCCACGCCCCGTGGACGCTGGTGGAGGCCGACGTCCTCCGCGGCCGCACCCTCACCTCGTGGCCCAGCCTGCAGACCGACATCCGCAACGCCGGCGGCGAGTGGGTGGACGAGAAGAACGTCGTGGACGGCAACCTGATCACCAGCCGCAACCCCGACGACATCCCGGCCTTCATCAGCGCGCTGCTGGAGGCTCTGCAGCACGGAGTGGATTCCGCGGCTCCGACCGCCTGA
- a CDS encoding adenosylcobinamide-GDP ribazoletransferase encodes MRDGWLLAVGTLTALPVPPPRRVDRSTARVAVLVAPLAVLPLALGVVLVGALGVAAETPPLVLAVLVVGLLALGTRAMHWDGLSDTVDGLSASYDAHRSLEVMKSGTSGPAGVLATVLVAGLQVAALSSMLHSIRGAFLAGALVCVSRGALAVTCARGVPPARRDGLGQPLAEVSSPIATATLWSLCLVLVSVAFAWAGLPWWHGVLACLATLVVLALLVQRTVRRFGGVTGDVYGTAIELALATLLVAVVV; translated from the coding sequence ATGCGCGACGGCTGGCTGCTCGCGGTCGGCACCCTGACCGCACTGCCCGTTCCGCCACCGCGACGGGTCGACCGCTCGACGGCCCGGGTCGCGGTCCTGGTCGCGCCGCTCGCCGTGCTCCCGCTGGCTCTGGGCGTCGTCCTGGTCGGAGCTCTCGGAGTCGCCGCAGAGACGCCGCCGCTGGTGCTGGCCGTGCTGGTCGTGGGACTGCTGGCGCTCGGTACCCGGGCCATGCACTGGGACGGTCTCTCCGACACCGTCGACGGCCTGAGCGCCTCCTACGACGCGCACAGGTCGTTGGAGGTGATGAAGTCCGGCACCTCCGGCCCGGCCGGCGTGCTGGCCACGGTGCTCGTGGCCGGGCTCCAGGTCGCCGCGCTCTCCTCGATGCTGCACAGCATCCGGGGCGCGTTCCTGGCGGGCGCGCTGGTCTGCGTCTCCCGGGGAGCGCTGGCCGTGACCTGCGCCCGCGGGGTGCCCCCGGCCCGGCGCGACGGCCTCGGCCAGCCGCTGGCCGAGGTGTCGAGCCCGATCGCCACGGCGACGCTCTGGTCGCTGTGCCTGGTCCTCGTCAGTGTGGCCTTCGCCTGGGCGGGGCTGCCGTGGTGGCACGGCGTACTGGCCTGCCTGGCGACGCTGGTCGTGCTGGCGCTGCTCGTGCAGCGCACGGTGCGCCGGTTCGGCGGGGTCACCGGTGACGTGTACGGCACGGCGATCGAGCTCGCCCTCGCCACGTTGCTCGTCGCCGTCGTGGTCTGA
- a CDS encoding potassium channel family protein, which translates to MSETRVPQGPATSRVELPDPERSPWWELGRRLLAAMAILVGTVILVYVDRDGYRDASDGHVGLIDSIYYTTVTLSTTGYGDIAPVTDQARLINAFVVTPARIAFLVLLIGTTLEVLASQGREMFRVARWRKNMGDHVVVIGYGTKGRSAVQTLLSNGLEKGSVVVVDPSPMALADAHADGLAVVTGDATRRQVLRQADVHEARQVIITTDQDASNVLATLTVRQLNPDAFIVVAVREQENMPLMRQSGADSVITSSEAVGRLLGLSTLSPLLGSVMEDLLTYGEGLEVAERDLLVNEVGQQPQKLPDQVIAVVRDEKVYRYFDPVVTQLARGDRLVVVRPAKELPWAPRPGTHGEDKADSAAERA; encoded by the coding sequence GTGAGCGAGACGAGGGTCCCACAGGGGCCTGCGACGAGCCGGGTCGAGCTGCCGGACCCGGAGCGGTCGCCGTGGTGGGAGCTGGGGCGCCGGCTGCTGGCCGCGATGGCCATCCTGGTCGGCACGGTGATCCTGGTCTACGTCGACCGGGACGGCTACCGCGACGCCTCCGACGGGCACGTCGGGCTGATCGACTCGATCTACTACACGACCGTCACGCTGAGCACGACCGGGTACGGCGACATCGCGCCCGTCACCGACCAGGCCCGGCTGATCAACGCGTTCGTCGTGACGCCGGCACGCATCGCCTTCCTGGTGCTGCTGATCGGCACCACCCTCGAGGTGCTCGCCTCGCAGGGACGAGAGATGTTCCGGGTCGCCCGGTGGAGGAAGAACATGGGAGACCACGTCGTCGTCATCGGCTACGGCACCAAGGGCCGCAGCGCCGTGCAGACGCTGCTCAGCAACGGCCTGGAGAAGGGGTCGGTGGTCGTGGTGGACCCGAGCCCGATGGCGCTGGCCGACGCGCACGCCGACGGCCTCGCGGTGGTCACCGGCGACGCGACCCGGCGGCAGGTGCTGCGCCAGGCCGACGTGCACGAGGCGCGCCAGGTCATCATCACCACCGACCAGGACGCCTCCAACGTGCTGGCCACCCTGACCGTGCGCCAGCTCAACCCGGACGCCTTCATCGTGGTGGCGGTCCGGGAGCAGGAGAACATGCCGCTGATGCGCCAGTCCGGCGCCGACTCGGTGATCACCTCCTCCGAGGCGGTCGGCCGGCTGCTCGGCCTCTCCACCCTCTCGCCGCTGCTGGGCTCGGTGATGGAGGACCTGCTGACCTACGGCGAGGGGCTGGAGGTGGCCGAGCGCGACCTGCTGGTCAACGAGGTCGGCCAGCAGCCGCAGAAGCTGCCCGACCAGGTGATCGCGGTGGTGCGCGACGAGAAGGTCTACCGCTACTTCGACCCGGTCGTGACCCAGCTCGCCCGGGGCGACCGCCTGGTGGTCGTGCGCCCCGCCAAGGAGCTCCCGTGGGCTCCCCGGCCCGGCACGCACGGCGAGGACAAGGCCGACTCGGCGGCCGAGCGCGCATGA
- a CDS encoding DoxX family membrane protein encodes MSASNVTREAHTHHAFSEIVAHMIGHESAAEAQPRRHPVGVAVTAGLLRLSLGWVFLWAFLDKLLGLGFATPAERAWVEGGSPTTGFLAGAEGTFSGLFNSMSGHAWADWLFMTGLLGIGLSLMLGVFTRLAAASGAVLMVLMWAAALPLDNNPFMDDHLVYAGVLVLLALLGAGRYLGLGASWERLSLVKRYAFLK; translated from the coding sequence ATGAGCGCCAGCAACGTCACCCGAGAGGCCCACACCCACCACGCTTTCAGCGAGATCGTCGCCCACATGATCGGGCACGAGAGCGCCGCAGAAGCCCAGCCCCGCCGCCACCCCGTCGGCGTGGCCGTCACCGCAGGCCTGCTCCGGCTCTCCCTGGGCTGGGTCTTCCTCTGGGCCTTCCTGGACAAGCTGCTCGGTCTCGGGTTCGCGACCCCCGCCGAGCGCGCCTGGGTCGAGGGCGGCAGCCCCACGACCGGCTTCCTCGCCGGTGCGGAGGGCACCTTCTCCGGCCTCTTCAACTCGATGTCCGGCCACGCCTGGGCGGACTGGCTCTTCATGACCGGTCTCCTCGGCATCGGCCTCTCGCTGATGCTCGGAGTCTTCACCCGGCTGGCCGCGGCCTCCGGCGCCGTCCTGATGGTGCTGATGTGGGCGGCCGCGCTGCCCCTGGACAACAACCCGTTCATGGACGACCACCTGGTCTACGCCGGGGTGCTGGTGCTCCTGGCCCTGCTCGGCGCCGGACGCTACCTCGGCCTCGGCGCCTCCTGGGAGCGCCTGTCGCTGGTGAAGAGGTACGCGTTCCTCAAGTGA
- the cobT gene encoding nicotinate-nucleotide--dimethylbenzimidazole phosphoribosyltransferase, whose amino-acid sequence MSSLPPPDPAVLQQAASRLSALATPPGALGRLGELATWFAATQGQVPPPALTQAHLVIFAGDHGIARHGVSAFPPEITAAMVRGFVAGTAGVNALARAHDVRVRVLDISVDDDLDGVPAPVQARKVRRSSGAIHLEDALSDYETQRALSAGRAVAMEEIGAGAPLLMSGDMGIGNTTPAAAMVAAVLGLPASEVVGRGTGVDDLTLSRKERLVQQALTRAGERTQDPVQVLTALGSADLAATTGYLLTAAEVGVPVLLDGLMSVACALVADVMSPGAAAWFQAGHRSTEPAQELALAKMGLEPILDLGMRLGEGSGAVAAVPVLRSAVALLRDVALLDDIAP is encoded by the coding sequence GTGTCTTCCCTCCCCCCGCCGGACCCCGCAGTCCTCCAGCAGGCCGCGTCGCGGCTCTCCGCGCTGGCCACCCCGCCCGGAGCCCTCGGCCGACTCGGCGAGCTGGCCACCTGGTTCGCCGCGACCCAGGGCCAGGTCCCGCCGCCCGCGCTGACCCAGGCCCACCTGGTGATCTTCGCCGGCGACCACGGCATCGCCCGGCACGGGGTCTCCGCCTTCCCGCCGGAGATCACCGCCGCGATGGTCCGCGGCTTCGTCGCCGGCACCGCCGGCGTCAACGCCCTGGCTCGCGCCCACGACGTCCGGGTGCGGGTGCTGGACATCTCCGTGGACGACGACCTCGACGGCGTGCCCGCGCCCGTGCAGGCCCGGAAGGTCCGCCGCAGCAGCGGGGCGATCCACCTCGAGGACGCGCTCAGCGACTACGAGACCCAGCGTGCCCTGTCCGCCGGTCGGGCGGTGGCCATGGAGGAGATCGGCGCCGGCGCCCCGCTGCTGATGAGCGGCGACATGGGCATCGGCAACACCACCCCCGCCGCCGCGATGGTCGCGGCCGTGCTGGGCCTGCCCGCCTCCGAGGTGGTGGGCCGCGGCACCGGCGTCGACGACCTCACGCTGTCCCGCAAGGAGCGGCTCGTCCAGCAGGCGCTCACCCGCGCCGGCGAACGGACCCAGGACCCGGTGCAGGTGCTGACCGCCCTGGGCAGCGCCGACCTGGCCGCCACCACCGGCTACCTGCTCACCGCGGCCGAGGTGGGGGTGCCGGTGCTGCTGGACGGCCTGATGTCCGTGGCCTGCGCCCTGGTGGCGGACGTGATGTCGCCCGGCGCGGCGGCCTGGTTCCAGGCGGGCCACCGCTCCACCGAGCCCGCCCAAGAGCTGGCGCTGGCCAAGATGGGCCTGGAGCCGATCCTCGACCTGGGCATGCGCCTCGGCGAGGGCAGCGGCGCCGTCGCCGCGGTCCCGGTGCTGCGCAGCGCCGTGGCCCTCCTGCGAGACGTGGCGCTGCTCGACGACATCGCGCCCTGA
- the cobU gene encoding bifunctional adenosylcobinamide kinase/adenosylcobinamide-phosphate guanylyltransferase: MSDPAASAAAGPPGAPRGAGDSMVLVTGGVRSGKSGHAERLLAGCDRVVYVAPGPTPEAEQDPDWHARVEAHRVRRPPTWRTVETADLGAALHGAGDDPVLVDCLGTWLTAVIDEAQAWEAPEETVGALVAERLDGLLAALSRRQARTVLVTNEVGWGVVPAHRSGRLFRDLLGRSNQRVAEVCDEVHLVVAGRVLVL; this comes from the coding sequence ATGAGCGACCCGGCCGCCTCGGCGGCGGCCGGTCCTCCCGGGGCTCCCCGCGGTGCGGGGGACTCGATGGTCCTGGTCACCGGCGGGGTGCGCTCCGGCAAGTCGGGCCACGCCGAGCGGCTGCTCGCCGGCTGCGACCGGGTCGTCTACGTCGCCCCTGGTCCGACCCCGGAGGCCGAGCAGGACCCGGACTGGCACGCCCGGGTGGAGGCGCACCGCGTACGCCGCCCTCCGACCTGGCGCACGGTGGAGACCGCCGACCTCGGCGCCGCCCTGCACGGCGCGGGGGACGACCCGGTGCTGGTGGACTGCCTGGGCACCTGGCTGACCGCGGTGATCGACGAGGCCCAGGCCTGGGAGGCCCCGGAGGAGACCGTGGGCGCCCTGGTCGCCGAGCGGCTCGACGGCCTGCTGGCCGCGCTCTCCCGTCGGCAGGCCCGGACGGTGCTGGTCACCAACGAGGTGGGCTGGGGGGTCGTGCCGGCGCACCGCTCGGGGCGGCTGTTCCGGGACCTCCTCGGCAGGTCGAACCAGCGCGTCGCCGAGGTCTGCGACGAGGTGCACCTGGTCGTGGCCGGTCGGGTCCTCGTGCTCTGA
- a CDS encoding GNAT family N-acetyltransferase, producing MAAEEFTLRAIAGSDWRIEAELSSDPDVLRWTFHPAHMDEDAARERIRHYERRSAEGATQRFVILDGSDRVLGTCGLGRLQEEAPEVFYALTPWGRGRGAATWAVLALVGWAVDHGRRWVRLRIIDGNVASEKVAARAGFSPRERVEEEHRGRTVTLTEWSLDTRVVEGGR from the coding sequence ATGGCTGCCGAGGAGTTCACGCTACGCGCCATCGCCGGGTCCGACTGGCGGATCGAGGCAGAGCTCTCCTCCGACCCCGACGTGCTGCGCTGGACCTTCCACCCGGCGCACATGGACGAGGATGCCGCGCGCGAGCGGATCCGCCACTACGAGCGTCGGTCCGCCGAGGGTGCCACCCAGCGGTTCGTCATCCTCGACGGCTCGGACCGGGTCCTGGGCACCTGCGGGTTGGGTCGCCTCCAGGAGGAGGCGCCCGAGGTCTTCTACGCCCTGACGCCCTGGGGCCGAGGCCGCGGGGCGGCCACCTGGGCTGTGCTGGCGCTGGTCGGGTGGGCCGTCGACCACGGCCGGCGGTGGGTGCGGTTGCGCATCATCGACGGGAACGTCGCGAGCGAGAAGGTGGCGGCACGTGCGGGCTTCTCACCGCGGGAGCGGGTCGAGGAGGAGCATCGTGGCCGCACCGTCACGCTGACGGAGTGGAGCCTGGACACGCGGGTGGTCGAAGGCGGCCGGTGA
- a CDS encoding YihY/virulence factor BrkB family protein → MPVRQPAVRVGTAGAALPRLRAALWRLVVTTVGACMRHRVTGLAAEAAFFAVLSVPPLVFALTGAIGFVSSQYPAAQVDDVRAALLALASQGLTDRAVDGVIAPTIDQVLEGGRADVVSFGFVLALWSGSRALNVFVDTITIMHGLGGERGIVRTRALSFALYLLALLTGAVTLPLIVLGPGLLGDWLPADLGFLMAFYWPTVIVVCICFLATLYHVSVPVRTSWSFNLPGATFSLVSWLLGSWVLRWVLTVTAAESKSIFGPLAAPIAVLLWLYLLAIAVLIGAAVNAAFDTVFPQTATTLARHEVVQRLRQRIGVKD, encoded by the coding sequence ATGCCCGTCCGCCAGCCCGCCGTCAGGGTCGGGACGGCGGGTGCGGCGCTCCCGAGGCTGCGGGCCGCGCTCTGGCGCCTGGTGGTGACCACCGTGGGGGCGTGCATGCGCCACCGGGTGACCGGGCTGGCCGCCGAGGCCGCCTTCTTCGCGGTGCTGTCGGTGCCTCCGCTGGTCTTCGCGCTGACCGGCGCGATCGGCTTCGTCTCCAGCCAGTACCCCGCGGCGCAGGTGGACGACGTGCGGGCGGCACTGCTGGCACTGGCCTCCCAGGGGCTCACCGACCGGGCGGTCGACGGGGTCATCGCCCCCACCATCGACCAGGTGCTCGAGGGCGGCCGCGCCGACGTGGTCTCGTTCGGCTTCGTGCTCGCCCTGTGGTCGGGCTCCCGCGCGCTCAACGTCTTCGTGGACACCATCACGATCATGCACGGGCTCGGCGGGGAGCGGGGGATCGTGCGGACCCGGGCCCTCTCGTTCGCCCTCTACCTCCTGGCCCTGCTCACCGGGGCGGTGACCCTGCCGCTGATCGTCCTGGGACCGGGGCTGCTCGGCGACTGGCTCCCGGCCGACCTCGGCTTCCTGATGGCCTTCTACTGGCCCACGGTGATCGTGGTCTGCATCTGCTTCCTGGCCACGCTGTACCACGTCTCTGTCCCGGTGCGGACGAGCTGGAGCTTCAACCTGCCCGGTGCCACCTTCTCGCTGGTCAGCTGGCTCCTGGGCTCGTGGGTCCTGCGGTGGGTCCTCACCGTGACGGCGGCGGAGTCCAAGTCGATCTTCGGCCCGCTGGCGGCGCCCATCGCGGTCCTGCTGTGGCTCTACCTGCTGGCGATCGCGGTCCTGATCGGTGCCGCGGTGAACGCCGCGTTCGACACCGTCTTCCCGCAGACCGCGACGACGCTGGCGCGCCACGAGGTCGTTCAGCGGCTCCGGCAGCGCATCGGCGTGAAAGACTGA